In Sphingobacterium sp. SRCM116780, the genomic stretch AAAAGTATAACCTCTATTTTTTTCACTATTTATGCTGTAAAAATTTCACAAGATAGAAGAATACATGCTTACTCACATCGCGCTTATGCATACCTGATCATGCTACCGGTCTAAATGATTTACCGATCTATATGTATTGTCATTATATTGCGTATACAAGCAAATTTAGTTAAGTTTGATAGGAAAGTACAATTGAATAACAGGATAGATTAAGATCATGAAAGTTTTTATCACTAGAAAAATACCACAAAAAGGAATTGAAAGTTTAAGGGCAGCTGGTTTTGATATTACCTACCGCACTGATCCAGGGAATATTAGTCAAACCGATTTAATTCAGAAATGCCAACAGGTAGATTGTTTACTTGCCGCAGGACATAACCTCTTGGATAAAAACTTTTTTGAAGCATGCCCTCATCTAAAAGCGATCGCCCTGATGAGTGCTGGATATGACAGTGTAGATCTGGATGAAGCTACTAAACATGGAATACCGGTCAGTAATATAACTGATGTATTGTCCAATGCAACAGCAGACATTGCTTTTTTGTTGCTATTATCGGTATCTAGGAAAGCTTTTTATATGCATAAAAAAATTCTAAATGATGAATGGAAAGATTTTGAGTTAACCGAAAATTTAGGAATTGAGTTGAATGGAAAGACCTTAGGGATCTTCGGATTAGGAAGAATTGGACTGGAGCTTGCCAAGAAAGCAAAATATGCTTATAATATGGACATTATCTACTATAATAGGCATCCTAATGAAATTGCAAAACGTATTTTAGATGCGGAGTATGTAAATTATGATGAATTGTTGACGCGCAGTGATGTTTTATCTGTACATGCTAACCTTTCTCTAGAGACAAAGGAAAAATTCAACAAGGAAGCGTTCAAAAGAATGAAAAATACCGCTATTTTCATCAATACAGCGAGAGGTGGATTACACCAAGAACAAGATCTATATGAAGCTTTGACAACGGGAGAAATATGGGGTGCAGGGCTTGATGTTACAAACCCGGAACCGATGTCTTTTCAAAATCCTTTGCTAAACTTACCTAATGTTGCTGTATTGCCACACATTGGATCAGCAACAGAACAGGCACGAGATAATATGGCATTGATGGCAGCAAATAATTTAATTGCATTTTCCAATCAAGTTAAAATGCCGCAAATATTGAATCTGGAGGTCTATCAAAAATGAAAAATATTTATAAACTACTCAACAAGATCAATAAATTGATCTTACCGAAATATGCGAAGAAAGACCCTTCAACGTTAACAAAGTATCAACAAGCAATTGTTGCTTATCGATACTTTGTTTTAATCCGTTCTTTAGATTAAGATTTCATAATGCGATCAATACCACCATTTTGATCACTTACGATACGCATTTCTGTTTGTGGGTAAGCAGCCCCTATCTGCTGTTTATCCAACGCATTTCTAATGGCCTCTTGATTTTCATTATTTGCAGACGCAAAATCTTCTTTTTTAGTCCATGCACGAACAGTTAATCGAACAGCACTATCTCCCAAATCTTTAACGAATACCTCTATCGCTGGTGTTTTCAAAATACGGGGATCACTATTTAATACATTCATAATGGCTTCACGTGCCTCTTTAATATTAGCATCATAAGATATACCAATTGTATATTCAAAACGTCTGTTGACGATTTTAGTATAATTATGGATGATTGAGTTTGCTAATGGTCCATTTGGACTAAAAACGCGAATCCCGTCACCACCAATTAACGTAGTATATAAAATATCTATTCTTTCAACTGTCCCCGAAGTCCCATTATTACTCGAAATAACATCTCCAACTTCAAAAGGCCTAAACAACAGAATCAACACTCCTCCAGCAAAGTTGCTTAAACTCCCCTGTAATGCTAAACCTGCAGCTAATCCAAATGCTGATAAAGCAGCAATGAAAGAAGTTGTTTCAATTCCCATTGTGCTCGCCGCAGTGAGAAACAATAAGGCATAAAGCACAATTCTGACAATACTTAAGACAAATGAGCGTATGGATAAATCAATATTCCGTTTTTCAAATCTTTTACGCATAAGGTTTAGTAAGAATTTGACAACGAAACGTCCGATAATTAAAATAATGATTCCCGTAATAATACTCGGGGTTTTTAAGATCACGACATCTAACAATTTTTCTACACTTGATTCCAATTTATTCATTTCTTAATGCTTTTTAATTTGCGCCAAATATAGTAATCATGACAATAAGAGACAATAAAATATTATTTCGTTGAAAAACACCACAAAATCAATAAACAAACCAGTAAAACAACTTCAATTAACAGTAAATTTGTACTATGACAAATAAAAATACCATACCTGTCTTAGATAATTGTAGCATTAACAATGATTCCAATAGCTTATTGCTTGTCGAGCATCTGGAGCATTATATACAAGTGCATCACAATATGGTATTTCCTCATAAACATAATTTTTATCATTTTGTATTATTTACGCAGGGATCAGGTAGTCATTTAATTGATTTTGAAAAATATGAAATTGAAGATTATCAAATTTATTTTATGGCACCAGGACAGGTTCATACCTGGAATTTTAAAGGAGACGAAGCAGGATATGTAGTAAATTTTAATCAAGAATATTTTCAATCTTTTTTACTGCGTACAGATTATCTCAATCGCTTTTCCTTTTTAAGTGGTCAAAATGATCAGCTCGTTTTTACGATACCAGAAGCACATCGGGAGCAGGCAATTAAAATTTTTGAAACATTATATGAAACAAGTAAAGATCTTAGTGCAACAGACTTGATACGTGTAAGTTTATTACAACTTTTGCTTTGGATAGAATCTTGGCATGGAACAAAATTAGAGAAATCCAATAACCCTTATAATTATACTATTTTTCATAATTATCAGCAATTGGTAGAGAAAAACTTCAAAGAAAACAGGTTACCAAAAACGTATGCAGAACAGTTATTTATTACTCCCAATCATTTGAATGCGATATGCAAATCTTATATAGGCAGTTCTGCTGGGGAAATTATTAGAGAAAGGATCTTATTGGAAGCAAAAAGATTATTGATCAATAAAAGCTTGAATATAAATGAAATAGCAGTTGAATTGAATTTTAATGACAACTCTTACTTCACTAAATTTTTTAAAAAAGCAACGGGTTTGACACCCGATGAATTTAGAAAAAACAACAGTTAGCTATGGAAAAACAAGAAAATACGTACGAATTATCCGAATTTAAATCGGCTTGTGAAGCGCGATGCCCACGCTGTAGAAAAGGAAAAATATTTACAGGAAGTACTTATGGGCTCAAGACTCAAAAAATGAATACACATTGCGATTATTGTGGATTGCGATATGAACGCGAACCAGGATATTTTTATGTTGCCATGTTTGTTAGTTATGCATTTACAGTAGCCGAAATGGTTTCATCTTGCCTACTAGCATACCTCATAACAGGTAATGACAATTCGTTTTGGCTGTATGCAACGGTCGCATTAATGACCGTACTCGTATTAACACCTTTCAATTATCGTTATTCTCGAGTAGTACTCATGTATTGGTTAAGTCCTGGATTAAATTATGTGCCAAACATCAAAAAGAAAGAAATCAATTCTGCGGGACAGACGCTATAAACAAGATAATTTCTACCTTTATACTTATGAAGGATTTAATTTATCTTGACAATAATGCAACGACAAAAATTATAGATCAAGTATGGGATACGATGGTCCCTTATTTTATCCATAATTATGCAAATGCTTCCAGTCTCTATCACAGCATGGGACGGGAAGCAAATAGTGCCATAGAAAAGGCCAGAAGTCAAGTTTCAAAAGCCTTAAATTGCCAAACAAAAGAAATTTTCTTCAATTCAGGTGCTACTGAATCCATCAATACCGTACTAAAAGGTGTTTATAAAAATTATCAGTCCAAAGGAAAGCATATCATCACTGCCAAAACAGAACATAAGGCCGTTCTAACCACCCTAGAAAATTTAGAAAAAGAAGGCGCCCTCATCACCTATCTTGAGGTAGATCGTGCTGGAAACATAGATCTTTCGGCTTTAGAACAAAGCATTACACCAAAGACCATTATGCTATGTCTAATGGCTGCGAATAATGAAACAGGTTTAGTTCACCCTCTTGACGACATTGCGCAGATTTGTAAAAATAAAGATTGTTTATTTTTTTGTGATGCGACACAATATATCGGTAAACTACCCTTAGATCTTTCAAAAACAGAAATTGACATCCTGTGCTTGAGTGCACATAAGTTCCATGGTCCCAAAGGCATTGGGGCATTGTTTATCAGACGGAAAACAAAACCGATACAAATTCATCCTTTAATAGAAGGTGGTGGACAAGAGCATGGTTTTCGTGCAGGTACTTATAATGTCCCGAATATTGTCGGTCTGGGAAATGCAATTGCTTATTTTCAAGAAAATAACAGAGACGCTAAGGAAATAGCACATTTAAGAGATTACTTAGAAACAGCATTATGTGAACTACCTGAAGTTTATGTGCATGCAAAACAGGCTCCCCGACTTCCAAACACAGCGTCCATTTGCTTTAGACATATAACCGCAAGTGAGCTTATGACTTCTTGTCCACAGTTAGCATTATCATCTGGCTCTGCTTGTGTAAGTGGAACCAGAGACCCTTCTCATGTTTTACTAGCCATGGGAATCTCAAAAGAAGATGCATTAGCCACTGTTCGTTTTAGTTTGAGTACGTTAACAACACAAGAAGAAGTGAACAAAACCATTGAATTGATTAAGAAAGCCGTTCAAAAGGTTAGAGAACACTCTCCTATTTGGCAATTGTTCCAAGCTGGACTTATTACGTAATTATTACATTCACACGTACTTTTAAATTGGAAATAATAAAGAAGTTAGCGTACTTTGTAGTATTAGAAATAAATTACAATTATTCAGCACTATGGTAACCATTACAGATAAAGCAAAATCTCGACTTGATGAGATTATGAATACTGAAAATTATGACAGCAGTTACTTTGTACGTGTTGCTGTTGAAAGTGGGGGCTGTTCTGGCTTAAGCTACAAGTTGGATTTTGACAATGAAGAAAAAAAGGGAGATCAATTTTGTGAAGATAAGGGTGTCAGAATTTGTTTAGATATTAAATCGTTTTTGTATTTAGCAGGAACAGAGCTTGACTATACAGACGGGTTGACAGGAAAAGGATTTGAATTCCATAATCCAAATGCAACAAGAACATGTGCCTGTGGAGAGAGTTTCTCTGTCTAAAAAATATAACAATCATGATACAAAGAAGGTCATCATAGTACTATGATGACCTTCTTATTTAAAAAACACTATCAATTTCTTTAATTTTTTGCCATAAAATCAAAAATAAAGGAACTTGTAAATAAATTTACCAACAAGACCTTGTAATATCTGAAATATTGCTATTTTTGACCCTAGGGAAAATTACCGAATTTGTTGAAAAGAATTGCTTACATCAAATTCTACACAAAAAATAAAAAATAGTTCACCAATTAAGCTATTTTTTGATATACATATTTCATGGATAAAAGAACGTTATTAAAAACTGAGGTTGCAATTAGTTTTGTGAAGGATACTTTTGCACAACAACTTAGAAATAATTTAGGGTTAATTCCGATATCATCACCATTAGTGGTATTAGATAGTACAGGGATAAACGATGATTTAAATGGCATAGAAAGACCTGTTGCTTTCCCAATCAAATCATTACAGGATCGTAAAGCTGTGGTGGTTCATTCGCTAGCGAAATGGAAACGTTTACGCTTAAAAGAATTGGAATTGGAAATAGGTGAAGGCGTATTAACCGATATGCGCGCGCTTCGTCCTGATGAGGACTACACACCTATTCATTCCATTTATGTAGACCAATGGGATTGGGAAAAAACAATCGCATTCGATCAACGGAAGTTTTCTTTCTTAAAGGAAACAGTACTCAAAATATACGATGCCTTACGTTTTACAGAAAAGCAGGTAGAACGTCAGTATCCTGATATTAAAGCAGTCTTACCAGAAGAAATTACGTTCATTTCATCTGAAGATCTATTGCAAAAATATCCTTCATTCACACCAAAAGAAAGAGAAAATGCAATTGCCAAAGAGTACGGTGCTGTATTTATTTATGGAATTGGTGGAGTTTTAACAAATGGTGAAGCGCATGACGGTCGTGCTGCGGATTATGATGATTGGAGTACTGAAAATGGAAATGGTACAAATGGTCTAAACGGAGATATCTTAGTTTGGAACCCTGTTCTAAATACGGCTTTCGAACTTTCTTCTATGGGCATACGCGTTGATAAAACGGCTTTACAAAGACAATTAGAAATAAGAAATAATGCAGAACGCGCGCAATTGGCTTTTCACCAAATGCTGTTAAAAGATGAGCTACCAGAATCTATTGGTGGTGGTATTGGTCAATCACGTGTTTGTATGTTTATGCTTAAAAAATCACATATCGGTGAAGTGCAAGTCAGCATATGGGATGAACAAGAAAAACAGGCATTGCAACAAAAAGGGATCAATCTCTTATAAGCGTTTTCTGAAATCGAGATAAGGGTCTGCAATAGCAGACCTTTTTTATGTAATAGTTTGTGTACTTTTGCGCTATGCAAATAGAAGCCATATTAAATAAGCTCCATATCTCCGCTTTAAATGAAATGCAACAGGAAGTATTGGATAAATTTCAAGAAAAAGAAAATCTCCTCTTACTTTCTCCAACCGGTTCCGGTAAAACATTAGCTTTTGCACTTGCTTTGATGAAAACATTAAAACCTGATGCAACCGATATTCAAGCTTTAATCTTGGTACCTACTCGTGAATTGGCTTTGCAAATCGAACAGGTCTTAAAAAAAGTAGCTACTGGATTCAAAATAACCTGCTGTTATGGTGGTCATGATACCAAAACCGAAAGAAATAACTTAAAAAATCCTCCCGCTATTCTTATTGGAACTCCTGGTCGAATTGTTTACCATTTAGATGGAAAGTATATCAATACCGATCAGATCAAAACATTAGTATTAGATGAATTTGATAAATCTTTGGAATTAGGTTTTCAAGATCAGATGTCTTTCATTATTGATCATCTGCAGCAGCTAGAAACGCGTATATTAACTTCTGCAACAGCAATGAAAGAAATACCAGATTTTACAGGTATCTCCTCTTCTATTGAGGTTAATTATCTGAATCATATACAAAGTGCTCCTGCATTAACTATAAAAAAGGTAGTAGTACCTGTGCAGAAGAAGCTGGAAGCATTGTTTAATCTGCTATGTAAAATTGGTAATCAGAAAGTCTTGATCTTTTGTAATCACCGTGATGCAGTAGATCATATCAGTGAATTATTACAGAATCGTGAAATTATACATGATGTATTCCATGGAGGTTTAGAACAAAGTGATCGAGAACTGGCTTTATTAAAATTCAGAAATAATAGTAATCATATTCTCATCACAACAGATCTTGCTGCTAGAGGGCTTGATATCCCTGAAATTGATGCCATTATCCATTATCAACTGCCTTATAAAGAAGATGATTTTACGCACAGAAATGGTAGAACTGCCCGCATGCAGGCAAAAGGAGAAGTTTTTATCATTTTGAAACCAGAAGAAGATTATCCATACGTTTCAAATGAAATTGAAACTGAACAGATAGATGGTGATTATGATCTTCCTAAAAATTCAGAATTCGCAACGTTATACATTTCTGCAGGTAAAAAAGATAAGGTAAACAAGATCGATATTGTCGGCTTCTTACTCAACCTAGATCAAATTGAAAAGAATGACGTAGGGATCATTGAAGTAAAAGACAGAGAGTCATTTGTTGCAGTCAAACGTGCATTGGTCAGTACCATCTTAAAACATTCCAATCTAGGAAAAATTAAAGGAAAAAAAATCAGAATATTGAGAAGTTAAGGAAGCCATCCTTTTCAAAATATATTAAAAAATACCAGATGAAGTCATTCCGATCTTCAATCTGGTATTTTTTTCACCATCTCTTTGACATTTTTCTTATCTTGTCTCATCTTAAATCTAATCTAAAACAATGAAAAAAGGAATTACTATTTTTTCAGCGCTTCTTATTGCTTTTTCATTTAAAGCAGCAGCTCAATCAACTGCTGAATCTAACTATGTAAAAGAGCATTATGAAAAAACTGAAATTGCTATACCGATGCGAGATGGTGTAAAATTATTTACCACCATCTATTCTCCTAAAGACAAAAGTCAATCATATCCAGTTTTACTAAATCGTACACCTTACACTGTTGGGCCTTATGGCCCTAATGAATATAAGCCAAGTTTAGGAAATTTCCCTGCAATGGCTAAAGAAGGATATATTTTTGTTTATCAAGATGTTCGCGGAAAATGGATGAGCGAAGGAACTTTTGAAGATGTAAGACCCACTACCTTAAAAAAAGGTAAAAAAGATATTGATGAAAGTACAGATACCTACGATTTATTAGAGTGGTTGAGTAAAAATTTAAAAAACTACAACGGGAAAGCTGGTATGTATGGCATTTCTTATCCCGGATTTTATTCTACGGTAAGTCTTGTTAAAACACATCCATCTTTAAAGGCTGTTTCACCACAAGCACCTGTAACAAACTGGTATATCGGAGATGATTTTCACCACAATGGTGTTTTGTTTACAGGTGACGCGTTCAAGTTTATGTCAAGCTTTGGCATTCCTCGTCCTCAACCGATTACACCCAACCAAGCGCCTCACACTTTTCAATACCCTTCCAAAGATGTCTATCAATTTTATCTAACTGGGGGAACAGCGAAAGATTTAAAAAACACTTATTTTGCGGATTCTGTTAAATTTTGGAATGATGCATTTGCACATCCTCATTATGATCAGTTTTGGAAAGACCGATTAATTTTACCTCATCTTACCAATGTAAAACCTGCTGTGATGATTGTTGGAGGGTTCTTTGATGCTGAAGATGCATACGGAACTTTCGAAACCTACAAAAAGATTGAAGAACAGAATCCACAAAACAAATCTATACTTGTCGCAGGACCTTGGTTCCATGGCGGTTGGGTTCGAAGTGATGGTAGCTCTTTTGGTGACATTCAATTTGATCAAAAAACAAGTGTGACTTATCAAGAAAAATTTGAGCTTCCTTTTTTCAACTATTATTTAAAGGGAAAAGGCGATTTTAAAGCTGCTGAAGCGAATATTTTCGTAACAGGAAGCAACCAATGGAAAAGCTTTGATAAATGGCCACCAAAGGATGTAGAAGACAAAAAGCTGTATTTACAACCACAGGGTAAACTTGATTTTGAAAAAGTAGGTCGTACCGATTCTTGGGACGAATATGTCAGCGATCCAAACAAACCAGTACCTTATCAAGGTGGTGTCATGGAAAGCAGAACACGCGAATACATGATTGATGATCAACGATTCGCTAGTTCGCGACCTGATGTAATGGTTTATCAAACCGAACCTTTGACAGCGGATATAACAATCGTTGGCCCAATTAAAAACTTTTTGAAAGTGTCTACTTCGGGTACAGATGCAGATTATGTAGTCAAATTAATCGATGTATATCCAGCCAATAGTCCATCTTTCAACAACAAAGTAATGGATGGGTATCAAATGTTGGTTCGTGGAGAGATTATGGCGGGTAAGTATAGGAATAGTTTTGAAAAAGCGGAACCTATGCAACCAGGTTTTGTTACTGACATCAAATATACCATGCCCGATGTAGCACATACATTCAAAAAAGGACATCGTATCATGATTCAAGTGCAAAATACCTGGTTCCCAATTGCCGAGAGGAATCCACAACAATTTTTTGAAGGTTATGAGGCAACAGCAACTGATTATAGAAAAGCAACACACCGTATTTTTCATGATGTGAATAACGCTTCTTATATTGAATTCAGTGTCTTAAAATAATCAAATGCAATACCCTTTTTTTCTTGCCCTACATTCGGCTACACGATGGATAATCACGCTCTGTATGATCATTTTATTGTTCCGAGCTTATTTTGGATGGAAAAAAGGGTATTCATTTTCAAAAAAAGATACCATTCTTCAAGTTTCGACGCTGCTACTATTGTATCTACAGTTTGTTCTTGGAATAACACTGTATTTCGAGAGTCCTATTGTTGATTATTTCTTAGAAAACTTCAAAGAAGCGATCAAGCTTCGTCAGGTTCGATTTTTTGGAATGGAGCATATCACGATGATGGCAATTGGCATCTTTGTATTTAGTATTGGTGTGGTCAAAGGTTTCAAAAAAGAAAGCAGTGTAGATAAATTTAGAACTATATTTATCTACACTGCTTGGACTATTTTGATCATCTTCACTTCTATCCCCTGGGAATTCTCGCCATTAACGAGTAGACCTAGTTTTAGAGCGTTCTAAGAAGCTTTATTCTCCCTTCCAATCTGGAGTCCTTTTTTCTACTCGCGCATCCATACCCTCTTTAAAATCATGACTTGTGCGCAATTTATCTAATTGCTGCAACAAATAAGGATACTGTTCTGAAGATTTAAGATTCCTTAATTCTTTTGCTGACTCAAATCCCATTTTTACTGCTAATGGAGCTGCTGCTGTCAATTTGCTGATCAATGTTGAAAGTAATGTTGGCTTTTGATCCATTAATGCATATACCAATCCTAAATCTTGCATTTCTTGTGCTGTAGACACTTCGCCTCGAATACATAGATCTAATGCCTTATGATAAGGAAAATGCTTCAATAAACCCGCTAACACTTGAAATGGAAACAGTCCAATCTGTACTTCTGGCAAAGAGAACTGGACATCTGTATACGCAAAGACATACGTACATTCCAAAATCAGAAGAAATCCTCCTGCAATGACATTACCCTCCACAACAGCTATGGAGGGTTTATTTAATTGTGACATAACCTCTCCCAAAGATAATTTCACATTAGGTATCTCATCAGATTGTTCGGCCAAATCCGGGTTTTCAAATGCTTTCAAATCCATGCCCGCACAAAAGACTGGACCTTCTGCCGCGAGTACGACGACACGAACATTGACATCATCATTGGCACATTGAATAGCATGATATATTTCACTAATCATGTGTGGAGTGAAAGCATTGCGTTTTTCCGGACGTGCTAACGTTAAATAGAAAACATGATTTTCAAGTTTGGTTTTAATAAACTTATAATTCACATCATTATGCATAACTATCTGATTTTATGATATTAATTTAATAAACTCATTCCCTATGGCTAGAATTTTATTCTGTCCATCTCGTTCAAAATAATACAGCAAATCCTCTGTTGGAATATTTCCCACCAATTCATCTTCGGCAAATGGACATCCTCCATATCCCAATATAGCTCCATCAAATTTTCGACAACCGGCTAAATAAGCGGCATTAATTTTTTCTAAACTACTGGCTTTTGGCGAGTGAAAATGTGCTCCGATATGCAAAGAAGGAAACTTCGAAATAGCCTGTTCAAAAAGTTGTGTAATCTGAGGCAACGTTGCTTCCGAGGTAGTATCGGCTAATGAAAATTCAATTACTCCTAGTGCTGCTATTTTATCGATCCACTCCAATACCAGTCCCTCACTCCAAGCATCTCCAAAAGGATTTCCAAAAGCCATTGAAATATAAACAACCATTTGCTTTTGATGTGCATGAGCAATCTCAACGATACGTTGCAATCGTTCAAATGATGCTGCAATAGATGCATTGGTATTGCGTTGCTGGAAAGTTTCGGATATTGAAAACGGGTAACCTAAGAACGTAATTTTTTCAGATTGCACCGCACGTAAAGCGCCTTGCTCGTTTGCAATGATGCTCAATAACTTTGTTTTATCATTTAAAACCAGTTGACTTAACACTTCTTCTGTATCAGCAAGCTGAGGAACAGCTTTTGGTGATACAAATGAGCCGAAGTCTAACCAATCAAAAAGCTTACTCTCCAAAAGCATATTGAGATATTTCACCTTCTTTTCTGTTGGAATAAAAGGTGAAATACCTTGAATGGCATCTCGTGGACATTCTACCAGGATGATATCTTGATCTTTAGGCATCTTTTTGAATTTCTCTAGAAATGACCATTTTTTGAATACTGGAAGTTCCCTCTCCAATGGTACATAATTTTGCATCTCTAAAAAATTTCTCTGCGGGATAGTCTTTTGTAAAGCCATATCCTCCAAAAATTTGTACCGACTCATTCGACACTGAAACTGCTGCTTCAGAGGCATACAATTTTGCCATAGCACCGATTTTAGAAATACGTTCGCCCCTATCTTTCATATAGCCTGCTTGTCTAGTCAACAATTCTGCCGCTTGAATTTCAGTTGCCATTTCTGCAAGCTTAAATCCTACAGCTTGAAAATCAAATATTTTTTGATTGAATTGCTCTCTTTCATTTGCATATTTTAAAGCACATTCATATGCTCCACGCGCAATACCAAGTGATAATGCTGCAATAGAAATACGACCGCCATCCAATAGTTTTAATGCTTGTACAAAACCTTGTCCTTCTTCTCCTACCATCTGATCTTGATGTACACGACAATTATCAAAAAATAAACATGCGGTTTCTGAGGCACGCA encodes the following:
- a CDS encoding enoyl-CoA hydratase/isomerase family protein, whose amino-acid sequence is MHNDVNYKFIKTKLENHVFYLTLARPEKRNAFTPHMISEIYHAIQCANDDVNVRVVVLAAEGPVFCAGMDLKAFENPDLAEQSDEIPNVKLSLGEVMSQLNKPSIAVVEGNVIAGGFLLILECTYVFAYTDVQFSLPEVQIGLFPFQVLAGLLKHFPYHKALDLCIRGEVSTAQEMQDLGLVYALMDQKPTLLSTLISKLTAAAPLAVKMGFESAKELRNLKSSEQYPYLLQQLDKLRTSHDFKEGMDARVEKRTPDWKGE
- a CDS encoding hydroxymethylglutaryl-CoA lyase yields the protein MPKDQDIILVECPRDAIQGISPFIPTEKKVKYLNMLLESKLFDWLDFGSFVSPKAVPQLADTEEVLSQLVLNDKTKLLSIIANEQGALRAVQSEKITFLGYPFSISETFQQRNTNASIAASFERLQRIVEIAHAHQKQMVVYISMAFGNPFGDAWSEGLVLEWIDKIAALGVIEFSLADTTSEATLPQITQLFEQAISKFPSLHIGAHFHSPKASSLEKINAAYLAGCRKFDGAILGYGGCPFAEDELVGNIPTEDLLYYFERDGQNKILAIGNEFIKLIS